The Pedobacter ginsengisoli region AACTTTTTATTTCTTTTCTGGCTTTTTTTCTTGTTTCTTTCGTTCATTTCCGATTTTTCAAGCGCAAGCTTCATTTTTAGATAGGCTCTAAAGAAAGGGGTGGAAATTGAATATTTCATTGAAACTCTGTCATGCCTCAATACTTCTCCAAATTCTGGCGAAATAAATAGGCTAAGAAGGTCGATCAATTCATCTTTCGAAAAACTCTTAGCTTTTGGTATACTTTCGAAAATTTCATCAAAAGATAAAAATTCCTTTTCAGCGTTGTCGAATTTTTTCAATACATTCCAACCGCAATGTTTGTTGATAATCTGATCATATATTTTATTGTAAGTGTCTGAATTCTTCCGAACATAAGAATTTACAGCATCCTTAAAAGCATTAATCTTAAGTTCTTTTCTCGTTAAGCGCATCTTTTTTATGCCACTATAAAAACAAATATCGTAGCAAATTTGATGTGCCACGGATCCCAGGTTGTTAGAATAATAGATTATTTTTTCAGTCAATTCCTTACCAATTTTGATATTTAGTAGTTCCGATCCCTTTTCGACTACTCGTGTTATCTGTTCATCTGACAATAAAGGCACAAAAACCTCCGCAATACGATTATTCAAATTATTATCAAGTTCAATCAGCTCTCTGGCAGTACCAACTGCCCCAATGCAAACTATCTTCACAGTTGGGTAATCGTTTGCGACATCAATAAATATTTTTACCACGTCAGCTATTCGTTGTTTTTCCTTATCCGCAACTTTATGGAAATCTTCAATGACGAGGATACATTTTGCTAACCCTAAAAATTGCCCTAGTTTTTGAGGGGTCAACTGGGGTGGTACTATTCTTACAAGTTTGGAACTTTCTGTTAACGATTGCTCACTACCAATCTTTGCAGAAATGGCTTTGTAGTCAGATTTATATTCTGTGCTAATTTTGTGAGTTTCGCTAGATGTAGTTTCTGTAAGATAGAACTGATTTAAGTTGTCAAATGCTTGTAGGATTATGTCCTCGAATGTTGTCTTTTTTTCGCAATGAACCTTAATTATTGTTTTTTTTAATGAGCTAAGCTGATGATTTAACAAGGTTGTTTTTCCGCTACCAGAGTGCCCATAAACTACAATTTGTTTACCAGGCATATCTATGTATTTCGCAAGATCGCTTTCTATAACTTCACGATTTACATAGGTCAATTTAGCAACAGTATTTGGTGTAAAGATGTCTGCTAAATTTATTGTTTTGAAGATGCGTAAGAAAAAATTCATTGTGAGAGATTAAAACTTAGGGTGCTAATATAAACACTCTTAACGTAATCCTTCTTTATTTTAGTTATAAAGTAAAATTAAACCTAGCTTATACAGGACTAAGATTTATCTTGATCCCCAAAAATATCACTAAATAAATCTCAAATAATGAATAGTATTACATTAGTTGCTGCCAAATGGTGGTGGAAAAACTATTTTAATAAACTGAAACGATTAATATTGTGGGTATAATACATTATTGCGATTTGATGGCATTTTGTCAGAGCTTTCTAGAATACACTTTGACTAACTGACAAGTAATCAGTATATAAAGTTCATTTTCGTATTTTTTATAAATGGCATGTGAGTTGAGTAATTGCTGGTAGCTTACTTAGTTAACCATAACCAACAAACATTTGAAATATTTTTGGCAGTCTATCAGAACACGTTCTTATTGGAAATACGCTTTGCTATCTGTCGATGGCGTTAAAACTTTTTTTGCTGTGCTGGGTGCTGTATGGCTGTTGTTTGAGATGATGGATTTTTTCAAAGTCTTTAATTCGACAACACTTCCGTCTTACAGCTTTATAATACTGATCTTTATCTCTATCCTAATTGTCATAATTACCAGGCCACCAATTTCCAGGATCATCTATAAACATTCAAGCCAGGATCTTCAAATAGAAGTTCGCATTGGAGATTTGTTCGCAATTAAAGGCCAGAAAGTCATTAGTACAAATACAACTTTCGACACGGATATAGCTAATGGTGTCATTGCTGCAAACAGCCTTCAAGGGCAGTTTACAAATAAATACTATCCACAGCAGATACAGGTTTTAGATCAGAAATTGGATCAAGATTTGGCAAATATACCCTCAATCCATTATCAGAAGGTTAGCGGTAAAGACAAAAAATATCCAATGGGTACAACAGTCAGAATTGATATTGCCTCGGAAATTTTCTATCTGCTGGCGATGTCTGATCTAAACGTTAATAATACTGCTCAAACTACCCTCGAAAATGTGCTTAAATCAACAGAGGAGCTTTGGGAATTTATTATCGCAAAGGGTGAAAATGAGCCAATTGTTTTGCCTTTGATCGGGACTGGCAGAGGCCGGATAACAACAAACCGAAAACGATTAATAGCAAGAATTGCCCAATCTTTCACTAAGGCATCGGAACAGCATATTTTCAGTAGTAAATTGATCATCGTTATACATCCAACCGATGCCGAAAACTTTAATATCAATTTATTTGAAGTTAAAGATCTATTAAATCACTATTTACCTTAACCAAATTAGACTTTAATAAAATGGCTTACAGAAACGGAACGTATATAGCATTTCACGCAAATGGGACAAATGTACCCTTCGACTCCGATATCAAATATTATAATCTAATCAAAGCCTGGTGCGGCAAAGGGGATGATTGTTTCAGCATTGTTAACAGTCACGATAAAACTGCAGCAGTGCGTGACACTAGCTCAAAAGAAACATTAAGACGAAGCTTAAAGGAGCGACTTAATAATAGCAAAAATATGCTTTTAATTATTGGTGAGACAACCAAACACGATACTGATTGGGTGCCCTTTGAAATAGAATATGCTGTAGATGTATGTAAAATACCTTTAATAATTGCTTATGTTGATTATGACGGGGCTATCCGTAATCCGAATGCTTTTTCAAATACTTGGCCATCGGCGCTCAAATCTAGAATTGAAAATGGCACAGCTAAGGCAATACATATTCCTTTTAAGAAAGAACCGATTAATGCCGCTTGCAGCCAGTTTTCGCACAATAGTTATCCTAATGGTGGTGGATTAGGGCGTTATAATGATGAAGCATACGCTTCTTGGAAAATTCAATAATCTAAATCATAATTTTAAATTAAAGCTTACTAGACTACTAGAGACTTTTTAATTGAAAAAGTCTCTAGTAGAGAACTTTAAAAGTTCTCTACTAGAGATAAAATTGATTGAAGTTATGCGCATGCGACTAAAATACACTAAAGAGCCAAATTTCTCTCTGAAAGTTGCGGATCAATCTCCATCATTTTCCCCTTTAGGTTCGCTAGACGCGTTAAATCGTACATAAAATCCGTCGACAGAAGTAAGTGGGGCCACCCCAAGTTTTGAAAAGCAGTCTGAAAAGGCTGCTTTTTTTGTTTGCGGGCGTTTCGGGGACACAAAAAAGGGACACAATGTCCTGCAACCTTAAATGCCAAAAGTTGGATCAATCCCAAATGTTGGGATTAAGCGGAATTGTTGGGGAAATGAAATCAGGGATCAGTTTAATAGGAGATCCTTGGTTTAGATCGCGATCATTCTCCAGCGTCTTTAATAATCTGTGTAGTTAACCAATCAGAAATCCGGAAATTAGTTTGTTGTATTTTGACAATGTATGGTTTAACTGCAGGAATGATACCGTTAAGTTTTGCGTTAAGTATAACACCAACGGTTCCGGTGATGTTAAGTTCAAGCTTTTTAGCAAATCTCCTAGCTCCTGCATCATCTATAATGAGTAGGTCAGCATGGATTTCTGATGCAAGCGCCATCGCACTGGCCTCACCTATGTCCACAGTTTCAGCATAATTATATAATAAATCACGATTCTGCACGGCTTTTACATCAACCCAATTAGGTAGTCTTTTACCAAATTCAGCAGCTATCTCAGGAGTTGTTATTACTTGTTTGTACAAGGATTGGAGCAAATGCATACCATCTATTTTGTCCAGCGTAATGAAACAGCTGGCATCGGTAATGACAATTTTATCCTGTATGAGCATGCCTAAATGTTTCAAGATCTTCAGCTGCACTTTCGTCCAGGTAGTGCACGTCGTATTTGATTAGGATTTCAGCAAAATCCCATTTTTTCATTTGGCACATTTCAGCGGCTTGTCTTAAAGTAAGCTTACCTGCTTCGTATAGCTTGGCTGCAATAAGGCGTGTTGTTTCATCATGCTCTCTCTCAAGAGCATCAGGAACTTGTATGGTCATTGTAGTCATGATATAAAGATACGTATTATTAAAATTTAAAACAAAATGGGTGCTGATGATAGAATGGATTTTGATATATTACAAAGGGTAATCATTCTATTTTTGTTTAATTTGCTATCTCAGAATTTCAACAGTGGACAATCTACTATTATACAGGTCTTTATTTAAAGGGCGCGAAGATGTTTATGCTATTCATTGGTCAAAAGGAACTAAAAGTGGTTACATGCCTGCTAAATTATATGATCCTTATATCAGCAAGGTTTATAAAAAAAGTACAAACCCCAATAGTTCAGAGACCGCAAATTATCTTCCTTTGACTGACGATCAGATTCAAAGGCATCTTGAAGGTAGACAGCTAACAGGATTGTATCCACTTTTACAAGACAATACGTCTTGGTTGATAGCGGCAGATTTTGATAAAAATAGTTGGTTGGAAGATTGTAGAAGTTTCATTGCTATATGTGCAAACTACAATATCCCTGCTTATCTGGAACGTTCGCGTAGTGGTAAAGGTGGACATGTTTGGATCTTTTTCAACCAACCATACCCTGCTTTCAAAAGCAGGATAATTGTACTTACTTTATTAGAACGCGCAGGAGTAGTCTCTACTTTTGATAAAAACTCTAGTTTTGACAGATTATTCCCCAATCAAGATAAACATTCAGGCAAAGGATTTGGAAATCTGATTGCCTTACCTTTGTATAAACCTGCATCGGAACTTGGGAACAGTTGCTTCATTGAGTCAGAAACAGCCCTCCCTTATAGAAATCAATGGGAGTTTTTAAGCAGCATTCGCCGAATTTCTATTAATGACTTAGACCAAATATTTCTTTCGTTGACCAGTTCTAAAAGTTTAAACATTATTGAACCTGGAAAGCTTGTAATTAAGTTGTCAAATACTATTGAAATCAATCGAAATGGAATAAGTACTGCCTTGGCGTCTTTTCTGAAGGATGAACTTAATTTTTTCAATGCAGACTTTATCATTAAAAAGAATAGCGGCAGGAGTACGTTTGGAACAAAAAGATATTTTAAGTTCATTGAGGAAGTAAATGAATACGCTATCATTCCAAAAGGTTTTATTAGAAAGTTATTGGTTTATTGCATTAAAAATAATATTCAATATCAGCTGGAAGATAATCGGAAATTACTTACTCCTTCGGTTTTTTCATTTCATGCTTCTTTAAGGGAATATCAGTTGCCTGCGGTAGAGGCTGCATCTAAAAAGGACATAGGTATAATAGTCGCACCACCTGGTTCTGGAAAGACCGTAGTTGGTCTTAAAATCATTGCGGATAAACAGCAGCCTGCACTAATTGTCGTACATCGTAATCAATTGGCAGACCAATGGGCAGAAAGAATTGAAGCGTTCCTGGGAATTCCAAAGCAGGATATTGGCAGGATAGGACAAGGTAAAACAAAAATAGGGAAACGGGTCACAATTGCGATGATACAAAGCTTGGGCAAAGAATTACAAAAGCCAGGAGCAGACCAACTGGTTCGTGCCTTTGGAATTATTATTGTTGATGAGTGTCACCACATTGCTGCCGAAACATTTAAAAATGCGGTATCACTTTTCCATTCTTACTATTTATATGGTCTTACTGCAACACCTTTTCGGAAAAATAGTGATGACAGATTGATTTCTGTACATCTGGGAGAGGTCATTTCAGAAATGAAATCTAGCGACAAGGGAGCATCGGAACAACCTGAGATTATTATCAGAAATACAACATTGAATGTAGCGTACAATGCCAAAACAGATCGCTTTGAAACACTATCAAATGTACTTATTCATGATTCTGAAAGAAATAAGCTGATTTTAAAGGACGTAACTTTTCAATTGAGTACGGGAAAACGAGTGGTTATACTCACCGAGAGAAAAGAGCATATTGAAACTTTACACCAATATCTAAAACAATCTTTTGAAACAGTTGCATTAAGTGGCGACGATTCGGAATCCAGTCGTAATGCTAAATGGAAGATCTTGAAGACGGGTAATTACCAGGCACTTATTACAACTGGACAATTTTTTGGAGAAGGATCCGATCTTCATAATGCCCAATGTTTATTTTTAGTCTACCCATTTTCTTTCGAAGGTAAACTGATTCAATATATTGGTCGTGTACAGCGTTCTGAACTAACTCCGGTGATTTATGACTACAGGGATATTAAGATTGATTATTTAAATGCGATGTTTCTTAAAAGAAACGTTTACTACAAAAAACTGATACGGCATAGAACATTATTTGACGATGTTATCGAAGTTGATGAAAAGGTAGAACCAGTAGGTGATTTAACAAGTTCTTTTAAAGATCAAATCATTGAACGGAATATTAAAGTTGCCATTGAATCACTTGACTTTTTATATGGCGGGGTTGTCTTTTGTGAATTTATAAAGGAGATAGAACAAGAGGTTTCATTTGGTATTGAGAATCTCCATATGCGCCCGGAATTCGATGTGCTGAAGTCGTACTTTGAGAAATTTTTGAATACAAAAACAATTACGGTAGCTATCTGTATAGTTATAGAGAAAGGTATTATAGTCGGAAAATCAGCAACATGCGAGGACATGAAAAAATTGAATCGTGAAGTTGTAGACAGCGTGCGTTTTCGTTTTGCTGAAAAGAATCTATTTAAAAAAGGAAATCTTTTAGGTAAGAATGTTGAAATGTTCCAGCTTAGCGTCGGTGATGCTAACCAGACATTATATGAGTCCGGAGAAGAATTATTAAAGGATGTATTGATTAGAGGTAATTATCGGCACAAAATACAGCTAAGATATTTATCAGACTTACATCTTGGAAATGTATTGAAAATAAGATTTGTGTTAAGTCCGTTTGCTTTTGTTTTTCTTCTAGCTGGAAAGGAGCAATATCATATTGTAATGGAGACACTGGATACGGATGAGGCTACTTATATATGGCATACCTCAAAAGAAGTTTCGGAGCTCAAAAATGCGCTTCATAATGTTGATAAAGATCTTAATAAGATTCGAAATGACGGGAGATTTGCATTTTTACAATCAGTACCGATAAATTTCAGCCGCGTTTTACATGATTATTCGGATGAACGAAATGGATTTGTGATCTGGAAAGATGATTTAGAGCAATATCTGACTTAATTAAAATAATTCATCACTACTAGGGATGTTGCAACATCCCCAGTGGTGATGAATTTCAGACGATATAAAATCATTTTCGTGGACTAAAATAGTTTAACTTTTTAGCATCGTTCCAAACTCATCAATTTCATCCATTTTTCTTTTCAAATCTGCCAACCGCTTCAAATCAGCAATAAAACGAGTTGAAATTTGTACCATAAATGACCCAGATAGTTTTAAACCCCTTTAAATAGCTTTAAAGGGGTTTTTTTATGTCCAAAAGGGCGAATTTTTCGGGAATTTGGCAGACTTTTGGCAGAGTAAAATCACATAAAAACCTTTTTTATTCTACTCCTACGTAGCTTTTTATTATTTTTCAGAATAGATTGAGTATCTTACCTATTGAAAACACTCATTTTTCAGGGTATTTTTAGGCTATTTACTCTATGATTTACTCAGAATATAAGTCGATTACTTGGCCAACACCAAATGCAATGACCAGTTTCAATTTATCACACCTCCTATCCGATAAGTAAAAGCGCATTGTGCGCTTTAAGATTTATAACATTTTTTTAAAATCTGATTCAGTATAACCTAATTGTATCGTCTTTAATTCATCAAGGGTAAATACTTTGTATGAAATATCTTTTATACACCCTATTTCAACATCAATGTGGCTTGTCCCCTCAGTTTTCAACCAATATCTAAGTTCTTTCTGATCAGAAAATTCATCTGATTTATCAAAAATATCTAGTTTTCTGTGATCTTTTGTATAGTCATTATATCTAACAATATTAAAATCGAATTCATAACCACGCCTAATTAATTCATTTTGTATTCTTTGATTAAATTGTTTAGCATTATGAATGCATAAAAAGTGAGTACTGAACTCAATAGCACTTTCAGAAACTAGCTTCTCTATTTTCTTTTCATAAAAACTCCATAGGTCTTCCTGTCTTGCACCATACACGCAATATAAATTGCCTTTTATATCTCTTTTCTTTAGCTTACCAGATACGTTTTCCAACTCGATTGCTAAATCACCATTTTTCAAATTTAAAGTGTCGAATAAAATAGTTTGTATTGAAGAAATACCTTCATTCCTATCTCCCTGCTTATTAATTTTCAAATCTTGAAAAAACTTAACAGTGTTTAATCGGATAGAACCTTTATTACGTAATTTGTTCAACCACTTTTCACATCCAAACCTAAATATCAAATCAAAATTTACTTCTTCCATAATTACAGCTTTTTAGCGTCATTTCTCCATCTGTTGGTGAGACTAATTAAGAAGGAAGCAAGCCTTAAACCTTACTCAATCACCTTGAATCACCCTACAATATAGGTATAATTAAAAATGCACGATTTATTTACCTGTATACCTTCATTTTTGGAAACTGTCTTAAAGGCTCTATTTTCAATAAACTGCTTTTATGCTTGCCATAGTAAACGAATAACACATTAAGATTAATAGAAGGAAATTTATGTTCAGCTAGAAATTGTGATATCAGTTTAGATATAACATCTACCATCCTATTGCAATAAGCATCCAAATCTTGCACTATAAATTTCTTCACATACTCTTCTTTAAGTACATTCAGATTTACCTTCAATTCGGCTCCCTCCCAAATAAAAAAAGCATCTGGATACCTTAAACCATCCAATAAATACTTATTACCATATAGCCATTTTTTAAGATGGATTAATATGGCTGCTTCGAAATCAAAATCTTGTTGCCCCATAACACCAACAAAATTACTAATATTTTTAGCAAAATAAAGCACTTCATAAAATTGTTATTATTTGCAGATTTTATTATTATTGTTTCTAACCAAATTAAAATTAGCGTGAATCACTCTTATACTATCTCACTAGAGGGCGATACCCTCATAAAAAAACAAATTAAGAAGAGCCTTGGATCATTAATTGTTACTGGTATTATAGCAATAATATGTGGCGTTCTTTTTTATTCAAGGATAGACACCATTGAAAAAAGGGATATAATGTTTTTAATACTCTCATACCTCTTTATGTTTGCAGCTCCAGTTTTGGCATTTGTAAGGAAAATAAAATTTCATCCTTACCTCGCTAAATCAATTATAATTGATGGAGATATAATTAGCATTACTGGATACGGAACATACGGAAAAGAGGAATATTCTTATTTGTTAAACATAAAGGAATATAAACTAGAAAAAGGTATCCATAACAAAAAAGACAAATCCTTTAACATCTATGATGTTAAGGACACTTACACTTTAGTTTCAACCGAAAACCCAAAACAACATTTCTTTTTTTTAAGCTCTTTTTGGGAACAATGGGATGAAATCCAAGGCTTACTTTCAAATGAGCATATTGAATCTAAAGCAGGATAACAATTACTTTATCAATATGAAATTGAATCAGATTATAGACACGGCTCTTATTGTCAGTGCTATTACTTTAGTTATAACTGTAGGTGTAGAGATTTTTGGTAGTGGAAAAACATCCAGTATTCGATTAACTTACCTTTGTTCAGGAATTATGACATTTTCTGTCTTCTGTTATCTGAGTGCCTTGATCCTATAACATCCCTAGTAGGTATCTTTTAGCCTCTACATCCCCTTTTTCATAAAATTCGTCCAATAACCGTAAATTGTTTACAGTCTCTTCAGCGATGAGTTTTATATCCAGGTTGATGTCATTTTGTGCTTTTATTTAACTGTAATATTTTTTCCTGAACCAGAAAGCGAGGTTTACCAGTGCAATGAGCGCAGGTACTTCTACTAATGGGCCAACCACTCCAACAAATGCCTGACCGGAATTGATACCAAATACTCCAATAGCTACTGCTATCGCTAGCTCAAAGTTATTTCCGGCAGCAGTGAAAGCTATGGAGGAACTTTGCGAATAATCTGCACCCATTTTCTTTCCTGCAAAAAAGCTGATTATAAACATGATGGCAAAATAGATGATCAGCGGAACGGCGATACGGATTACATCAAAAGGTATCTGCACAATCAGTTCGCCTTTCAAACTGAACATTACTACAATTGTAAACAATAGTGCGATAAGGGTTATGGGCGAAATAAATGAAATATACTTCTGTTGGAACCAATGTTCACCTTTTAATTTGATCAGCACATATCGACTGATCAGCCCGGCAGCAAAGGGTACACCCAGGTAAAGGCCTACGCTTTTTGCAATTTCTACAATGGTGATGTTTACTGCTAAGCCACTAATACCAAACAGTGGTGGAAGCACAGTGATAAACAGGTAAGCATACACACTATACAGTAATATCTGAAAGATGCTGTTTAGGGCAATCAGACCCGCTGCATATTCCCTATTTCCCTCTGCAAGTTCATTCCACACCACAACCATTGCGATACATCGGGCCAGGCCGATCAGGATCAGACCAATCATGTATTCAGGGTAATCGTGTAAAAAAACAATAGCTAGTATAAACATGAGAATAGGGCCAATAATCCAGTTTAGGACTAGCGAGATGCCGAGAACTTTAGTTTTGCGAAAGACTTCTCCCATCTTCTCGTATCTTACCTTGGCAAGTGGTGGGTACATCATCAGGATCAGACCAATAGCGAGTGGAACATTGGTCGTTCCTCTTGAAAATGAATTGATAAAACCTACTGAAAAAGGAATAAAATATCCCACGCCTACGCCAATAGCCATAGCCAGGAATATCCACAAGGTTAAGTATTGGTCTAAAAAGCTGAGTTTCTTACGTTCTGCAGCTGGTGCACAATTATTTGCCGACATGGATGGCTATTTGATTTGTGAAAATATGTAAAACATTTCAGTAGCGATTTGCAAACTTCTTTCCTTGTATTTTTCTGCCTGCTGAGGCGTATTGTCAAATGTTTTCGGATCATCAAATGTTATTGGAATACGCTTTTCAGCACCAACTATGAATGGGCAGCCCCCATCTGCCTGTGAGCAGGTCATTATGGCGGCGAATTCGCTTGCAGGGTTAAATTCATCATCATAGGTTTTGGAAAAGCCAATGACAGGATGTTCGTTATCACTATATTTTATCGCATATATAGGATTATTCCCTTCACTGACAACCTTGACTTTAAATCCGGATTGTCTCAATGTTTCTGTAACTACGGGGAACAATGCGGTGGCCTCCGTTCCCCCCGAATAGCAAAAAACATTTCTAATACCGTAATATGCAGCGGCTGTCTGGGCCCAGACCTGTGAAAGGTGACTTCTACGGGAATTGTGCGTACAGATCAAATTGAGCCGTATTTCCTTCCCATTGCTGTGCTTTTCTTGGACGTAGTCAATTAAAGGCTGTAATACTGATTTACGATCTGCTGAGATGGAATCAAATTTGAAATTGCTGATTTTACTTTCAATTTCAGGATAAAGTTTTGTTTTCGTCGACATATCTACTGCGTAATTAAATTAGCAGCAACCTCCACCTGGAGTACAAGAGGTGCCTGAAGCCAGATTCACCAATTCTATTTTTTGCTTTTCCACCGAAGTGCCACACTTGTCCTGTGCAAGACAGGCGGTCTTCTTAGCGATTAAAAGGAAGTTTTCTCCATCATAACCCAAGTCATATTTACCGATCGTTTCGGCTTGGTATTCCACTTCGATTTCAGAATCTTCCATTCCCAGTACTTTTTCTGAAAGTGCAATGATGCTCAGCAGTTTTCCTGCTTTTAATCGGTGCTCAAAATCATTGGCATCCCATAACTGAAAGTTTGCTACTTTCTCATGACGTACCGTTCCACCACAGTCAATGAAGTCTTTGGTGATGATACCCACTTCTGTTACGTGGAAATGCTCTGGCACCAAAGCGCCATTTTCCAGTTTAAAATTTACGCTGTCGGAAGTAGCCAGGATCTCTTTTATTTCTGATAGTTTCATAATATTATATTTAATGTATTATTGCAATTTAACGATTGATGTAAATAAAAAAAGGTCAACAGCAGGTAGTTTCGCCTTTGTAAGAAGCCAAAAATCCTCCAAGTTGATCTTCCAGTAATTTCCAGGTTTTAGGATTGATGCAGTAACAAACACTAACACCCTCAATTGTACCTTGTATGATCCCAGCTGTTTTTAGTTCCTTTAAGTGTTGTGAAATAGTCGCTTGAGCCAGGCCAAGTTCACCTACCAAATCGCCACAAATGCAAGTGTTTGATATAATGATTCTTTGCAGGATGGCAATACGTGCAGGGTGTGCAATTGCTTTCAGCAAAGTGGAAAGCTGATTCTGCTCGTCGGTGAATATTTCTGATTTGGTAAGTCCCATAATTCAATATCGTAATATTACGATATTAATCGGAGAATGCAAAAATAAATTTGATTTTTTATTTGGACGAATCATAGAATCATCACACAGAAAGCTGGGTTGTCCCAGCTTTCTGTGTGTCAAGTTATGCCATTTCAGGCCATCACTTATAATCTAATTTTAATACCGCCATTAATTACAAAGCCATCAACGGGAGCATAAATATCCCTGAATACAGGGCTGGTAATACTGCCGGTATAGATGCTATCGAATTTG contains the following coding sequences:
- a CDS encoding DUF6428 family protein, whose product is MKLSEIKEILATSDSVNFKLENGALVPEHFHVTEVGIITKDFIDCGGTVRHEKVANFQLWDANDFEHRLKAGKLLSIIALSEKVLGMEDSEIEVEYQAETIGKYDLGYDGENFLLIAKKTACLAQDKCGTSVEKQKIELVNLASGTSCTPGGGCC
- a CDS encoding ArsR/SmtB family transcription factor, with protein sequence MGLTKSEIFTDEQNQLSTLLKAIAHPARIAILQRIIISNTCICGDLVGELGLAQATISQHLKELKTAGIIQGTIEGVSVCYCINPKTWKLLEDQLGGFLASYKGETTCC